The Vibrio crassostreae genomic interval TTCTTGAGCGGCTAGAACGTCTCGTTGTGTGACAACACCGAGTAGCTTTCTATCGGAATCAACGACCGGAATATGGCGGATATCAAGCGCTTCCATCATGTGCTTAGCATCGGCCAGTGAGTGTGAGCGCAATAGGGTATGAGGGTTGCGAGTCATCATATCTTCAACCTTGATCATACGAACCTCCTTCTTTTTTATTTTGTTGCTATTACTATAGTTTTTTATCCTAAAAATAACTGAGATCTGACGCATTTTTGGATGAGTTTTATGCAACTAATTCTTTAGTTTAAGGAGGTGAGTTAGTAGCATTATTTTACGCCTCTTTACAATAATCCATTGCTGTAAACCTTGCTATTGCGGCTCGTGTGCCTATACTAGCCCACTGCGAAATTTTTAGTCGTGTTTGCGATGTGTTTCTGGTAACGATTGACTTACCGTAACGATTATCCAGCAACTACGATTTATGATTCGTCAACGGCACCAATCTCATCAACTAAGACAAGACTAGACACATGCAAGTTTCAGATTTTCACTTTGACCTACCAGATGAACTCATTGCTCGCTACCCTCAAGAGGAGCGTACAGCAAGCCGCCTGCTTAAATTAGATGGCAACAGCGGTAACCTAGCTGATGGTTCGTTTAAAGACGTTTTAGACTTGGTTGAACCAGGCGATCTTGTTGTTTTCAATAACACTCGAGTGATTCCAGCTCGTGTATTTGGTCGCAAGGCATCAGGCGGTAAGCTTGAAGTGCTGGTTGAGCGTATGCTTGATGAGAAGAGTATTCTAGCGCATGTTCGTTGTTCTAAATCACCTAAGCCGGGCACTAAGTTGTTCCTTGGTGAGAACGATGAGTATGAAGCTGAAATGGTGGCGCGACACGACGCGTTATTTGAAATCCATTTCACATCTGACCAAAGCGTTTTAGAGATTCTGAACAGCGTTGGTCATATGCCGCTACCTCCTTATATTGATCGTCCAGATGAAGACGCAGATAAAGAGCGTTACCAGACGGTCTATAATGAGAAGCCAGGTGCGGTTGCCGCTCCAACAGCGGGTCTTCATTTTGATGACAAGCTAATGGCTGACATGAAAGAGAAAGGTGTTGAGTTTGCGTACGTGACGCTTCACGTTGGCGCCGGTACATTCCAGCCCGTTAAAGTAGACAACATCAATGACCACCACATGCATGCTGAGTATGTTGAAGTGCCGCAAGAAGTGGTTGATGCAGTGGCGGCTGCAAAAGCGCGTGGCGGACGCATTATTGCCGTTGGTACAACATCGGTTCGCTCACTAGAGAGTGCAGCGCAAGATGCGTTGAAGAAAGGCACAGAGTTAGTTCCGTTCTTTGGTGACACTGAAATCTTTATCTTCCCTGGTTACGAATACCAGTTGGTGGATTGCTTGATTACCAATTTC includes:
- the queA gene encoding tRNA preQ1(34) S-adenosylmethionine ribosyltransferase-isomerase QueA → MQVSDFHFDLPDELIARYPQEERTASRLLKLDGNSGNLADGSFKDVLDLVEPGDLVVFNNTRVIPARVFGRKASGGKLEVLVERMLDEKSILAHVRCSKSPKPGTKLFLGENDEYEAEMVARHDALFEIHFTSDQSVLEILNSVGHMPLPPYIDRPDEDADKERYQTVYNEKPGAVAAPTAGLHFDDKLMADMKEKGVEFAYVTLHVGAGTFQPVKVDNINDHHMHAEYVEVPQEVVDAVAAAKARGGRIIAVGTTSVRSLESAAQDALKKGTELVPFFGDTEIFIFPGYEYQLVDCLITNFHLPESTLIMLVSAFAGYDNVMGAYDHAVKSEYRFFSYGDAMFINKKTS